The DNA window TACTTGGTGGTTTCAACTATAATTAAATCCGTGTCACATATTTTCTTTGGAGGTTTTCATAGTTGCACGTTTCTGAAGGGTAAAGAGTTTTTTCATCCAGCATTCTCAACGCTTTGTTCAATTGCTTGGGCCAAGAAAATTGCTATATTATTTTGTGGTCCCTTAAGTATTATTTGGAATATTTGATTGGATGGTGTGGTTCATAGGCTGTGAGCGAGAAATGGAAATATAAATGGAATGTAAGGACGTGTTTCTCCCACGATTATACGATTAGTAGAAGCTAGAAGCAGCATTACACGTAGTAAATTATCAatcaaattaagaacaaaagagTACAATAGCAAAGGGATATTCCAATCCTAAAcccattcttttctttttattcttgccattttaatttAGGATTAACACTggtcttatttaaatttaatatgtccaaataaaataagaaaaattagggCCGTTAAAATGGACTAAATTCATCGGGCTAATCTGTTTATCCGTTTAAATGGACGGGCTTTACCTTTAAAATTAGGTCCGTTTAAATTTTGGGCTAAACGGGCTGAGCCCAATTAATCTGAAAAAAATAATGGGTTAAATGGGTTAGTCTGCGGGTTAAACAAGTGgcctatttaatttttttttacatttttttaaaaaaggcaGCATATTCAGCTACTATTTTTTCCGATCCGACCTGAAAATTCGAttcattaactaaaaaaatattatttttttaataatttttgactTAAAAGTGATGttttttgtcaaatattttttaaaaaataaaataaaatgataaatggACTGACCATAAACGGTCCAGATTAAAAAATTCTGGCCCGCCGCAGACTTAACGGATTGGACCTAAATAAGCCAAACTAGTCCGTTTGATAGTCTTATAAAAAATGACAACACCATTTGAATCAACAGTATCTCTCCTATCTTGATTGGATCGTGACGGATAATTATCTGTTGTATaccaaaatatttatttaggtGACGAATTTTGTTACGGGCAGGATGATTGGATGAACTTGAAGTTAATGTGTACTATTTACTACTTACTCCAATACATATCTaacataaataaagataataaaaaattaaatttaaaaatataaaagattataatttataaatgagCGTTTTGTCAAACATACACACATTTGGTTATTTAtcatatacatacatattttGATGGTATaaactaaattttattaatttaaagttttaaactaaAATAGTGACTAAAATACATttgagagaattgaatagaagtaTGACAGGTATGGAACGGGTAGGTTAGGATTTTAAATTTGTGATGTTAGGTCAAAATATGTAAGAGATTTCAATTGGCTCAAATTATTTACTCTTAACTAGATAAATCATTACTCTTAATTAATACACTATCAGTATAATACTCCAAAATTTGTTGGTTATACTTTTGAACAGATATTGATTTTTGgtccttttttctttctttggaaAATTgggaatcttttttttttccctcttttaaCATCCATTTTCTAATTTGTAAGGAAAGCATAAATTTTATTTCAGTATGAATGTACTATCTTATTCAAATGAATTTGGGAGGAGTTATGACTAGACTAAgaaagtcaagaaaagaaagaaagttggCTAATTATGTACCTTAAACGAAAAAGATTAGACGCTTAAGCTCAAAAAATACCACTAAAGATTAATGTTCATCAATAGGTAGGTAGCCTTTTAGAATTCAATTGTAATTTGTAAAATTCCAAAAATGACATGAATCATTTCTTAGACTACACTTTACTCAAATTTGTTTAagaaagaatttaattaaaattaaatatatgttttaaatcaaacaaagcttaaaaaatcattaaaattaacattCGCTCATAATACCAACTCTTAAGATTATATGTGTATATTAGTTTTTATCTcaaataattttagtgtacaaaaatatttttaaaattttaaattcttgttCTTGGTATTGAAAATTTAAGTACTTAAAATGCAATTATTGggatgatatttttttttttggaaacaatgtaaaacaataaattttttttagatcgTTGATTACAAGTTACAACTCAATCTTGGGCACAGATTCGGTGAGCGGCTCTTGTTTGTGACACCGAAACGTCAAAAAGTAATTTGGCTTACTAGTCGGCTAGGTAGTGCAAAATAagaatgttttattttaatatggTCTTTTCAACAAGTCTAAAAAAAGTAGAGGGgtcactttttaattttttaaatgaaagtGTATCTCTGTTTACTTTTGATTAGCGAATTTGTTTAGCTCTGCTCAATAATTAACTATAGAGTTTGTAAGTTGACACTCCATCTCCATATTTAAACACGACCGTGTTGATGACCTTCATTTTCAACTGTCACCGGTAGTCGACCTATGTTGTAATTCCAACCGACTTGCGACTATACATTTGATGGCGTCGTTGTCTCGATCAATGGATAGAAGGTATCGATTGTATTATTACTTTGCACTTGATTTTTAAATATCCCATTTTGTTTTCCCAAATTTTGTTAACTTTGTTCAAAGATATCCTTGTAGACGTGTGTTTTCCTAAATCATTGTATTGCTATTATTTGGCAAAGGGTGGCCGGGGATGAAGATATCCCTGTAAGCATGTGTTTCGCTGATGAAGTAGGGTTGTACGATGGATCAAACCATGGAGTTAGATCAGACGAGGGCGATGGCTTTGTAGGCATGGATTTGGATGAGTACGAGTTAGAAGAAGACGAAACATAACACGATCATTGTGGAGAGGCGAATGGCGGTAATGGAGAAAGGGTTGAATTTGAAGACAATTTGGACGATGTCAGAGGATTGTATGGTAATTTTGTGGATGATAATTTATACACTGTTGATTTTGGCCAAGTGTTAGGTTTGATTGATTTTGTGAACTTGAGTAGGGAGGAAGTTTTTTGCTTTCGTTTCGTAGATGTTGACCTTGCATTTGATTTCTACCAGGCCTATGCAAATCACCATGATTTTAGTAGGAGATGTTCCCGGACTGAAAAGTGTACCAAAGTAAGGATACGGCAGGACTTTGTGTGCCACCGAGAAGGATTCAAATCGTTGAAGTTCTACTCAATTCCTAACCGGAAAACAAGACTAAAGGCCGAGACATGATGTGGATACCCTGCAAGGATGCAGGTTCACATGGACAATGAATCAGGATATTGGTACATTGCGTACTTTTTAAACGAGCATAACCTCCGCTCTTGATTTGCGATTTTCTTCCATGCTTCCAAGCCATTGGAAGATAAGCGAAGTGGACATTGAGCAAATGAACGAAATGCGCAAAAGGGCGTTCCCATATCATGAATGCAGGGTTTTTTGGTGAGTCTAGCCGAAGGGTATGATAATGTCCCTTACACAACAAGGGACATGCACAATGTAAATGCGAAGCAACGAAGGAATGGTGGCCTAGATGTGGATTCGTGTTTAAGGTATCTCCAAGAGTGCAAGACAAATGATCCAGCATTCTACTACAAAGAAGTTGTTGACTGGAACAGTGTGTTTCAACATTTATTTTGGTGTGATGGTACTAGCCAAATTGATTACCAGACATTTGGAGATGTGGTTGCATTTGATGCAACGTATAAGAAAAATGTTTACCTTTCACATTTGGTAGTGTTCTCTGGTGTAAATCACCATAACCAAACGGTGGTATTTATCGCTGCACTAGTGGCTGACGAGAAAGAAGAGACCTATGTGTGGCTGCTTCAACAGTTGCAAGTAGCAATGAAGGCGAAAGCTCTCGTGTCCATAATAACCGACGGTGACAGAAAAATGAAGTCAGCGATTGAGCAAGTTTTTCCAGAGGTGCACTATCGACTATGTGCTTAACACCTCCTCCGAAACTCTACGAGCAACATTGGAAAGTCTAACTTCACCATGATGTTTAGAGATTGCATGCTTGGTGACTATGAAGtcaaaatattttagagaaaGTGGTTTGAGATGGTTGAGCAGTTTGGCGTAGGTGATAAAAGATGGATACACAACATGTACGAGAGAAGGCATAGTTGTGCAACCGCACACATAAGGTGAAAGTTCTTTGCCAGCTTTCACACAACCTCAAGGTGTGAGGGTCTACACGTTGTGATCACATTAAGTTAAACCTTGATATAGTTACACCGATTTTTTATGTCACTATCATCGTTGCTTGATGTTTGTTCGtgcaaaggaagttgaagctgaTTTTGAGTGTGTAAAGGGTGACCCTATGATGACCACTAACCTGAAATATTTGGAGTGGTGTGCAGTTGAGAACTACACTCAGTCaatattctatttatttgttCCCATTCTTGATAGAGCCTATGTAATGAGAGTCGTTGATTCTAAAGTCCCTGGTTCATATTTTATCCACACTGTCTCTAGATATGACACTCCGGAGAAAGATTGGCATGTTGTTGCATCATATGAAATGACTGAGCTTAGATGTACATGTATGAGAATGGAGTGTTTCGGAGTCTCTTGCGAATACATAATTGTGGTGCTTGTTCTTAACAATGTTCATGAGATCTCGAAGTCTCTAATATTGCCAAGATGGACGAAGGATGCGAAAATGGGGGCCGTGGAGTTGACGGGCATAATTTGGGATTCTTTGTAACTAACACAACACTGGTGCTTGATGGATTGGTATAGGAAAATTATAGATTAAACTGAGCTATTCTTGATTATTGGAGTTGTTTGCTTGATGGACGTATTAATTGATTTTGTTGAGTTGGTGATTGTTGAATTGGTATCTTGATTTACTGaaattgattgattgttatACTTTTGTTATGTTGATTCCTCTATTTGGCGTTGGATTAAAATTGGTTTTATAAAGTATGTTTTTGTAAGTTGATTGGAAAGTATCAAATGCTGAGAATCCTAAATGAAATTAGTTTTCTTGATTTATTAGAAGTGAAGTGATATTTGAAAATGAGTTGATATTGAAATTgggttaatttttaaaatgatttgatACGTGAAAATGGTTTgacattgaaaaataatttgatatttggaACATTACCACCAGCAATTGGGGTAATTAGACACATATTTGGCCACTTATTTTGAATTaccacaaaagaacaaaaattaaaaatcctaaatccttgaTTTAGTTTTCTTACACTCAAATTTCACCATTTATCCAGAAAACAGAATACACGAAGGAGAATTAGGCACATTGcggtaaaatttaaaatcctaAATTGAGGTAAGACACAAAATTGAAAAGGttaattagaaaaattttgCACCTTATGGTCAATGTTGGAACGTGAAATGAGAAAGGGTGCAAATTGGGGATCTTTGAGAATGTTCTTCCGTTTCTGCTTCTGATTATTCATTTTCGATTtcgttcttctttctttcttgaattCTTCAGCTCAATGAATTCAGTTTAAGAGAAATTGAAAAGCTTCCTCCAAAGCTGTGGAAGTAACTAAGACTTCGATAGTGACATCTGTGTTATGGAGTTGCCATTAGCAGCGCAGCATTTGATGACAGACACTCATGCCACCAAGGACGACGAAATGTCAAGGGTAGTTTTgggattttaaaaaattggagGGGTTCAGTTTGCTATTTTAACGTAATTATAAGAATATTCGAATTTTGAACAGAATATTCTATCAAACGATTTTGTCACGGTaaggactaaattgaaaaaaaaaattaacgtctagggacccaattgaaaggaaaaaaatatagggacctaattgaaaattcaatgaaactatagggacctacagagtaattaaaccataatattattaatctattAATAATACATATTGTCACGAGGCTACAATGGATAGAGATTTATTAATATAAGAATAATGTGgattgattaaaattttatgtatattaaaattcaattaaatttacatatattttaCTCAAAATCAAGTATTATGACCTAGATAATTTTCACAATAAAGTGGAAACTAATGAACACATTATTTgatatatagtaaaaaaattttgagtaataacaaatttatttttttatctctttaaactaaattaataattctatttgatatctttacattaaattaataactctAATATCATAggattattattaatgtattaactgtattttaatatttattatttatatatttaaaaattatatttgagagttatttatttagtttcataataaatcatattttctaatttgaataatttattaattagtttgtacTCATTATACCATATATTCAATAattcatttatttctttatttttactaaaGATAAGAAGACTGAACCCAATTTTTTAGATGAGTATGAGAAGACTATGCTATTTGaactatatatttaataatttttgaaaaaagaatattaatataataaataaaaaataattttaaaaaatattatttaaaaaataaagacaaataaacttctaactaatttaaatttatatacaaatagaTTTCTGTCCATTTTAAATCTAATATGTCAGTATTTTTCGTTTAAAATTGACGAAAAAACTATCATAGAGACCGTATTATATCACAACGTATTATCATTTTCAAAATGGATAAAAACGAATTAGTAGTtcactcttttgattatataTAACAAAGTATATATGCTATATGATTTTAGATTTGTAAAATATTActatgataaaaaattatttaatggtATACCAATTATTTAAACTTATGCCGGTATTatttaaacttaaaatgaaGATCGTGAGAGATTTAAGTTATGTTTCTAAAttttcttaagttatttttattacgttttttatttaacaattgaTGAAAAATAATGATGAATCAAGATGGTTAATAATACGAACGACAAGTCTAGAAATCAgcaacttttgtgttttgtaacCAGTACTTAaccattaaaaaaaagtgagtGATTTTCTATCACTAAATGTAATTttataccattaaaaatattattaatgaccaattaataattacaaaacaCAGCTGCCCCTAACActcctttattattattattattattgtgtaaATTTGTGCATTAAAATAAAGCACGATTAGCGCCAATAATTATTACACTAATATTTGACAAATTGAGTATGGTTTCTTAGACACAAAGGGAGGAATCCACTAAAGCTGCTTGTTGCGTATAGATTGAAGTAAACTGTAAACATATGTAATAAAAGTACATTGTAAATAATAACgtcacttttttgttttttaatcaCAGTATACACAAAAAGCTAATAAACAAATTagttattgatataaaatataggAAGTTAGTGGCggaatttgaaacaaaattttaggggccaaatagaaaataattgtcaaattatttttgatatggACTCCATTTAATATAAATTCGTCTAATTTCATCTTTCTGGTTTGGATGATATTGACAAATTTAAAGCCGTTTTTCAAGATTTCGTTCCAAAAAATTAAGGTTAAAATCATCAGATGTaactttttgaacttttgaaggttgtatctcactttcttcgtgattcattaaagtagaaaaaCTATATACATgtgttgatattgtaaaagttatatgttcTCCTTAAATATTAGCCTTTCTCTTAAAAAATGTatcaattctttaatttttcattattattttatataaaaatttgaatatatattatgtaaaatatgtaaagaagaagttagaaagacaaatattaaaatttataatatttattgaattttttttatcaatttatacaaatacaataatatcaatattgattgaatattctaattatcatataaaaaattaaattaaataaacagtaaaatataaaataatattaaattacataaataaaaaataccNNNNNNNNNNNNNNNNNNNNNNNNNNNNNNNNNNNNNNNNNNNNNNNNNNNNNNNNNNNNNNNNNNNNNNNNNNNNNNNNNNNNNNNNNNNNNNNNNNNNNNNNNNNNNNNNNNNNNNNNNNNNNNNNNNNNNNNNNNNNNNNNNNNNNNNNNNNNNNNNNNNNNNNNNNNNNNNNNNNNNNNNNNNNNNNNNNNNNNNNNNNNNNNNNNNNNNNNNNNNNNNNNNNNNNNNNNNNNNNNNNNNNNNNNNNNNNNNNNNNNNNNNNNNNNNNNNNNNNNNNNNNNNNNNNNNNNNNNNNNNNNNNNNNNNNNNNNNNNNNNNNNNNNNNNNNNNNNNNNNNNNNNNNNNNNNNNNNNNNNNNNNNNNNNNNNNNNNNNNNNNNNNNNNNNNNNNNNNNNNNNNNNNNNNNNNNNNNNTTGCcgctttttttttatataaattcatataatataataaatgattatcaaaaataaaaacattgtTAGTTGATATATCATTATAgtttgaatataatattttaaaaaattaaataaataaaaagtaaaatatattttatttttaaaaatttttaaaaatttaaaattatttctaacattattttgatttaattttatctacGATGATATTTGAAATAAGTTTAtactcttttattattaaatttttgtaagtcaaaattaatcaattttcttttttaatattgtcCCGGTGTAAACATGCATCGTTGTTATCTCTATGAACGACGTtattagtttttactttttaaagaaTAATCTCAATATTTGGATGATACTAAACTAGTttggataaataatttaattaaattttttaaaaaattttaaaatatataaataaattattttatatttaaaagattattataaaaatatttattttaaaataatttaataaatatNNNNNNNNNNNNNNNNNNNNNNNNNNNNNNNNNNNNNNNNNNNNNNNNNNNNNNNNNNNNNNNNNNNNNNNNNNNNNNNNNNNNNNNNNNNNNNNNNNNNNNNNNNNNNNNNNNNNNNNNNNNNNNNNNNNNNNNNNNNNNNNNNNNNNNNNNNNNNNNNNNNNNNNNNNNNNNNNNNNNNNNNNNNNNNNNNNNNNNNNNNNNNNNNNNNNNNNNNNNNNNNNNNNNNNNNNNNNNNNNNNNNNNNNNNNNNNNNNNNNNNNNNNNNNNNNNNNNNNNNNNNNNNNNNNNNNNNNNNNNNNNNNNNNNNNNNNNNNNNNNNNNNNNNNNNNNNNNNNNNNNNNNNNNNNNNNNNNNNNNNNNNNNNNNNNNNNNNNNNNNNNNNNNNNNNNNNNNNNNNNNNNNNNNNNNNNNNNNNNNNNNNNNNNNNNNNNNNNNNNNNNNNNNNNNNNNNNNNNNNNNNNNNNNNNNNNNNNNNNNNNNNNNNNNNNNNNNNNNNNNNNNNNNNNNNNNNNNNNNNNNNNNNNNNNNNNNNNNNNNNNNNNNNNNNNNNNNNNNNNNNNNNNNNNNNNNNNNNNNNNNNNNNNNNNNNNNNNNNNNNNNNNNNNNNNNNNNNNNNNNNNNNNNNNNNNNNNNNNNNNNNNNNNNNNNNNNNNNNNNNNNNNNNNNNNNNNNNNNNNNNNNNNNNNNNNNNNNNNNNNNNNNNNNNNNNNNNNNNNNNNNNNNNNNNNNNNNNNNNNNNNNNNNNNNNNNNNNNNNNNNNNNNNNNNNNNNNNNNNNNNNNNNNNNNNNNNNNNNNNNNNNNNNNNNNNNNNNNNNNNNNNNNNNNNNNNNNNNNNNNNNNNNNNNNNNNNNNNNNNNNNNNNNNNNNNNNNNNNNNNNNNNNNNNNNNNNNNNNNNNNNNNNNNNNNNNNNNNNNNNNNNNNNNNNNNNNNNNNNNNNNNNNNNNNNNNNNNNNNNNNNNNNNNNNNNNNNNNNNNNNNNNNNNNNNNNNNNNNNNNNNNNNNNNNNNNNNNNNNNNNNNNNNNNNNNNNNNNNNNNNNNNNNNNNNNNNNNNNNNNNNNNNNNNNNNNNNNNNNNNNNNNNNNNNNNNNNNNNNNNNNNNNNNNNNNNNNNNNNNNNNNNNNNNNNNNNNNNNNNNNNNNNNNNNNNNNNNNNNNNNNNNNNNNNNNNNNNNNNNNNNNNNNNNNNNNNNNNNNNNNNNNNNNNNNNNNNNNNNNNNNNNNNNNNNNNNNNNNNNNNNNNNNNNNNNNNNNNNNNNNNNNNNNNNNNNNNNNNNNNNNNNNNNNNNNNNNNNNNNNNNNNNNNNNNNNNNNNNNNNNNNNNNNNNNNNNNNNNNNNNNNNNNNNNNNNNNNNNNNNNNNNNNNNNNNNNNNNNNNNNNNNNNNNNNNNNNNNNNNNNNNNNNNNNNNNNNNNNNNNNNNNNNNNNNNNNNNNNNNNNNNNNNNNNNNNNNNNNNNNNNNNNNNNNNNNNNNNNNNNNNNNNNNNNNNNNNNNNNNNNNNNNNNNNNNNNNNNNNNNNNNNNNNNNNNNNNNNNNNNATATAATaatatgtattaaaatttaaaatatatattaaaaataatttaaataacatatatttatatataaatatataataatttaatagaaaTATGTCTTTGTTTTACGAAAATTACAAAAACAAATTAGTCAGAGACTGCACACTGCACAGAaggcgaaaaagaaaagaggttgCTTTCATTTTCCATTTATCTTTTTGAGAAGGTGACGTTAGCAAAATCCACCGACCTGATTGAATTAGATCCCCGTGAAGTACATTATTGTCGTCCTCTTCTTCCAGAATCTGaaagttttcttttaatttgtttgttttgcaCGCATTAATGGCACTCTTAAAACTCATTCTAACTGTTTTTATTGTTGCATCAGCAACTGTGACTGCCGATGATTATGTTCGACCTCAGCCTCGTAAAGCCTTACACCTTCCATGGGATTCAAAGCTCTCTTCATACCCTCAGCAGGTCAATACTCGATAGTCAATACACATTATTCTcttcaatcaaataataataataataataataattaatttggtgCCTTTTTTGTTTCAATGGTTGATCAGTGATCGATGTCAtaacttttttgtattttttttgtatttttagtattttcattaGTTGGCATTTACTTTTTGGTTCTGAATGAATCTGggctctttattattttattttatttttttctcaataaataaaaagattccTGGTAtttgtgtttgtggcatttcttaatttagcaaaacttttcctttttgttttctaaattgcTTATATGACATATGTTGCCATGTGAGAATGTGATAGATTGGAAGGGTAAGTTTATATCCTCATTGAGTGCaacttttttttgtaatttttcttttggaGTTGTCAAATTCAGCAAAACCACTGATTTGATGGCTAATGTTCCTTATTAACCTTAGATTAATTAGGGAAAAATGGTGTTATATCTAGATCTACCTCTGCACTTTGCACAAATGGGGGAACAGCTTAATGCTGTAATTTCTAGCCAAGAAAAAATGTTAATTGTTTCTAATGGTTGGTTTAATGCTTGAATTAGTAGCTTGTTCTAGGAAAATAATTATGTGAAGAGTGAACAAGGCTTATTCTTTTTAAGCAATTATATCAAACCATTTTACACACGTTACTTTTTATGGAGTCCATAGAGTTTCAGATTCTTAACTGAAGAAGTGTCTGTTTTCAGGTACACATTTCTTTGTCAGGAGACAAACACATTAGAGTTACTTGGATCACGGATGATAATTCTGCACCTTCGGTTGTAGAATATGGAACATCACCTGGGAAATACGACTCTTTCGCTGAAGGGGAGACCACCTCGTATAGTTATATTGTCTACAGCTCTGGAAAGATACACCATGTTCTAATTGGACCTTTAGAACATAATTCTGTGTACTTTTACCGATGCGGCAGACAAGGTCCAGAGTTCCAGCTCAAAACTCCTCCTGCTCAATTTCCGATTACATTTGCTGTGGCTGGGGATTTGGGTCAAACCGGTTGGACAAAATCGACATTGAGCCACATTGATCAATGCAAATATGATGTTCACCTACTTCCTGGAGACCTTGCATATGCTGATTATATCCAACACCGGTGGGACACATTCGGTAGGTTGGTGCAGCCACTTGCTAGTGCCAAACCATGGATGGTAACTCAAGGGAACCATGAAGTGGAGAGCATACCATTGTTGAAGGATGGATTTGTGTCTTATAATTCCAGATGGAAGATGCCGTTTGAGGAAAGTGGATCGAGTTCAAATCTCTATTATTCATTTGAAGTTGCAGGTGTTCACATTATCATGCTTGGATCCTATGCAGATTATGATGAGTACTCTGAGCAATATAGTTGGCTAAAGGTTAGTTGGTTGCTCTAATGATTAAAAGTTACTACATCAAGATATGTGTATAAGTATTGGATTCTCTGTCAAAGAAGATCAGGCTTCTTCTAAGCTATTGGTTATAAAATTTTGTGATTATAACATGCATGATCcaactaaaaagaaagaaaatcaatATTGTTTGTCCTATATACTAGATATCCTTATATGTTTATTGTTGAGACATaaatttcttttctatttcCGTAGTATCCTagtttcctttcttcaaatatGTTGTTATGGATAACATTAAGTCAATTGATCCTATTGTGGGATAGAGCTTTCTTCTAGTTGCATGCTTGTAGATTTCAATCACTTGCATTCATTTATAAAGCCATGATTAGCATACCTGCTGTCCTCCATCTAGATTTTCTTTCAGGATctttcaacaaaaacacataCAAACATTGTGATATTGTGATGAAATTAGATACGTATTTGTTTCTAACTTCCTTTGTTATGGTGATTACACTAATCAAGATGTCAAATAGTGCAATTTATAGTCCAAATTACTCGTGACAAATGCAAGCATTGGATTAGCATATGGGAGTTAGGGTTAACCCTATATGGCTTTCACTAGAATCATGTCTTAAACTCAATTTGTGTGTATGTGTAGAAGGGGAGCCTTGGAGAATCATTTGAGTTGTCTCTGTATATCCTCAAGGTCACAAATTCAAGCCGTAGAATCAACCGCCGATAAGGGTAAAATTTAACTAACCGTTAAcggtaaaaaaattaacaataggGCTAAATTGAAACTTATTTTAAACATTGAAGgtaaaattgaatcaaataaaACATTAGGGTAACCTcgaaaaatttcgaaaacatTATGGACAAGGCACACTTCACTCGTGTTAGTTTGAGCCAGAACTACTTTCCTATGCAATGGTAGGTTGAAGTGATAAATATAGCTGTAGTTCTTGCGCTAGTGATTGGAGGATtggatatttattatttgttgtaGATCAAGGAGAGATGTGTGATTTGGGGCACAAAGTTGGCAACTTGGAGGGTTGCTTTGATCGGCTCGAAACAACCCTTGAGTTGGTTGAAGCAatcccaaaataaaaatttcactaGCTAATCATAATTTCATAATTTGCATTTGGAAGACCCTTGATAATTCCTTTGCAGTATAGAGAgaataaatcttaaaaataaaactgattattataaaggaaaagtatagggagtCAATGGTCtaagcgtacaatgtgtacaatggagatttaggaagtattagagatatgaccattagtgttacattgtctTGTCAGGTTATGCTTTTGGGACGAGTGGGTt is part of the Arachis duranensis cultivar V14167 chromosome 1, aradu.V14167.gnm2.J7QH, whole genome shotgun sequence genome and encodes:
- the LOC107480034 gene encoding purple acid phosphatase 18, encoding MALLKLILTVFIVASATVTADDYVRPQPRKALHLPWDSKLSSYPQQVHISLSGDKHIRVTWITDDNSAPSVVEYGTSPGKYDSFAEGETTSYSYIVYSSGKIHHVLIGPLEHNSVYFYRCGRQGPEFQLKTPPAQFPITFAVAGDLGQTGWTKSTLSHIDQCKYDVHLLPGDLAYADYIQHRWDTFGRLVQPLASAKPWMVTQGNHEVESIPLLKDGFVSYNSRWKMPFEESGSSSNLYYSFEVAGVHIIMLGSYADYDEYSEQYSWLKADLSKVDRKKTPWLLVLFHVPWYNSNTAHQGEGSDMMKAMEPLLYTASVDLVFAGHVHAYERSRRVYNGRVDPCGAVHITIGDGGNKEGLAAKYINPQPNWSEFREASFGHGELKIVNSTHAFWSWHRNDDDEPVKSDDIWITSLVSSGCVGRKRNELGNTLTTP